The Candidatus Deferrimicrobiaceae bacterium genomic sequence CGGCTACGTCTCCATCGAGGTCGAGCCCGACCTCGCCAACGATACGGCTGCGACGGTGTCCCGGGCGGTCGAGCTCTACGCACTCGTCAACCGTCCCAACGTGCTGGTCAAGATCCCGGCCACGAAGGAAGGGTTGCCCGCGATCGAAGAGGCGATCTCCCTCAGCGTTCCGGTCAACGTGACGCTCATCTTTTCGGTCAGGCGCTACGAGGAGGTTGCGGCCGCTTATATCCGGGGCGTCGAACGGCTGATCGAAGGGGGCGGCGAGGCCCGATCGGTCGCCTCGGTCGCGTCGTTCTTCGTGTCGCGCGTCGACACCGCCGTCGACAAGCAGCTCTCCGAGCTGGCCCACCGCTGGCCCGGTTCGCCGAAGGCCGAGACCGCCCACGACCTCATGGGGGCGATCGCGGTCGCCAACGCCCGGATCGCATTCGGCCGGTCGCTGGCCATCTTCGGCACGCCCCGCTGGCAGGCGCTGGCGGCGAAGGGTGCCCGGGTGCAGCGGCCGCTCTGGGCCAGCACGGGCACCAAGGATCCGGCCTATTCCGACGTGAAATACATCGAGGAACTGATCGGCCCCGGCACGGTCAACACGATGCC encodes the following:
- the tal gene encoding transaldolase, with the translated sequence MAKNNPMVLLSGAGQSPWLDYISRDLLTSGGLAKMIADDGIKGVTTNPTIFEKAISAGHAYDPQLKDQAAKGATPLAAFTAMATDDVRAAADLLAGVYNETGGADGYVSIEVEPDLANDTAATVSRAVELYALVNRPNVLVKIPATKEGLPAIEEAISLSVPVNVTLIFSVRRYEEVAAAYIRGVERLIEGGGEARSVASVASFFVSRVDTAVDKQLSELAHRWPGSPKAETAHDLMGAIAVANARIAFGRSLAIFGTPRWQALAAKGARVQRPLWASTGTKDPAYSDVKYIEELIGPGTVNTMPPATIDAFRDHGNVADALTGSVEAAHAVLEDLGLLGIGIEEVCAQLEKEGVASFTASYRTLLAAIGKRMAEG